From Erigeron canadensis isolate Cc75 chromosome 8, C_canadensis_v1, whole genome shotgun sequence, one genomic window encodes:
- the LOC122580036 gene encoding probable GTP-binding protein OBGC2, translated as MISTTVSVRTPPSPFFGTSIFHHESLSHSLVLLNPNWDRQKSLPNNIRHHTLRCRVAKAKDPSPSLESLAREPHKYFDQVMITVRAGDGGHGATLSMHNQKASSKSLSKEDKAKLRIKGSYKRDFDGSLILPMGGHGGDVVIYADEGKDTLLEFHNKGRFNAKRGGNVDTMGGFTSLVRNGIAAPTLRIPVPLGTVVKHKRGKFLADLARHGDEILVARGGQGGISLLEMPEHKKKKMMDMTTNVMRDKDDKVLVIGQPGEEVTVQLILRVVADVGLVGLPNAGKSTLLSAITLARPDIADYPFTTLMPNLGRLEGDPSLGAGKFSSEATLADLPGLIEGAHLGKGLGRNFLRHLRRTRMLVHVVDAASEDPVYDYRTVKEELRMYNPEYLERPYVVVLNKIDLPEAMDRLPFLVEEIQKIGSGEFQAQSSSDEGDVESLASNEDKRIKEIEEYPRPVAVVGVSVLKCMNISELLKEIRAALRKCRVSEEALYPQ; from the exons ATGATATCCACCACCGTTTCCGTCCGTACACCGCCGTCACCGTTTTTCGGCACCTCCATATTTCACCACGAATCACTCAGTCACAGCCTAGTTCTTCTCAATCCCAA CTGGGATCGACAGAAAAGCCTTCCCAATAATATCCGACACCATACATTACGGTGCAGAGTTGCCAAGGCTAAAGACCCTTCTCCAAGTTTAGAGAGTTTAGCAAGAGAACCTCACAAATATTTTGATCAAGTTATGATAACGGTTCGTGCTGGAGATGGAGGTCATGGTGCCACCCTTAGTATGCATAACCAAAAGGCCTCTTCTAAATCTCTGAGCAAAGAGGATAAAGCGAAATTGAGGATCAAAGGTTCTTATAAAAGGGATTTCGATGGATCACTAATTTTACCAATGGGTGGACATGGAGGGGATGTTGTTATTTATGCGGACGAGGGTAAAGATACGTTACTGGAGTTCCACAATAAGGGCCGTTTCAATGCTAAACGTGGAGGAAATGTTGATACAATGGGTGGCTTTACTTCATTAGTGAGAAATGGCATAGCTGCCCCTACATTACGTATTCCAGTGCCTCTAG GCACTGTTGTAAAACACAAACGAGGCAAGTTTCTAGCTGATCTAGCTCGTCATGGTGATGAAATTCTTGTTGCTAGGGGTGGTCAAGGAGGG ATTAGTTTGTTAGAAATGCCAGAAcataaaaagaagaagatgatggatATGACAACAAATGTGATGAGGGACAAAGACGATAAG GTGTTGGTTATTGGTCAACCTGGGGAGGAGGTCACCGTGCAGTTAATACTAAGAGTTGTTGCAGATGTTGGCCTTGTT GGACTTCCTAATGCTGGAAAATCAACCCTACTTTCTGCCATAACACTTGCAAGACCCGATATTGCTGATTACCCGTTCACAACTTTAATGCCAAACCTTGGACGCCTTGAGGGGGATCCTAGTTTGGGGGCAGGGAAATTCTCATCCGAAGCAACATTAGCAGATCTGCCTGGTCTTATTGAAGGGGCACATTTGGGAAAG GGACTTGGGCGCAATTTCTTAAGGCACTTGAGGAGAACCCGAATGTTGGTTCATGTTGTCGATGCAGCTTCTGAGGACCCTGTGTATGACTACAGAACTGTAAAAGAA GAGTTAAGGATGTACAACCCTGAATATCTTGAAAGGCCATATGTAGTGGTTTTGAATAAGATTGATTTACCTGAG GCAATGGACAGGCTTCCTTTTTTGGTTGAAGAAATACAGAAAATTGGAAGTGGGGAGTTCCAAGCTCAATCCTCATCTGATGAAGGGGATGTTGAAAGTTTGGCCTCAAATGAAGATAAAAGGATAAAAGAAATTGAGGAATATCCGCGACCTGTTGCTGTTGTAGGCGTCAGTGTCCT GAAATGCATGAATATTAGTGAACTTCTCAAGGAAATTAGGGCAGCCCTAAGAAAATGTCGGGTATCTGAAGAAGCACTTTATCCGCAATGA